The Mercenaria mercenaria strain notata chromosome 1, MADL_Memer_1, whole genome shotgun sequence nucleotide sequence gggcaccgccttggaacggccagtggcaaaacaccactggggagcttaaaccggtttatggtgcgcacccaaccaaGTTACATAAAGttcttccatgcatgaagaagaaatgatctggaaaaagtcattcttgtatctgacttttggcctctaagtgtgaacttgacctcaGACCGAGATACCTGGTTCTTGCGCCGCATGACACTCGATAGcgtgtgtcaagtaatattaaaatcatctTAATAATTGTTGAGTTTCAGACTGGACAGGAAATAAACCCTTTTTGGCGTTTGACTTCAAAATGCGACGTAGACATTTAAGTTAAAGGcccggattttgcgcatgacatgttgtctcatccaagGGAACCCTTGTTGCAACTGATATGCACATCCTGCTTtttatgacaaagttatagacaggacaggaaaaaatcctattggCATTTGATCTCCAAGTCTGACCTTCACCTATAAGCTAGGAttttgggtgttgcgcatgacaccgtcgtctcatcatggggaacatttatgcaaagtaatagTTCAATCCCTAGATGGATGGCGGAGTTCTGGACTGGATGCGAAACAGATCCTGTTCAGGCCATCTTaatatttgactgccaagtgtgaccttgacctttgagctaggagtctcAAAGTTTTGCATGGCATATTGTCCTATTATGGGATACATGTGTACCGAGTAatatcccttcatggatggcaaagttaaCGACCGGACTGGAATAATCCTGATGACTTTTGACtgcaaactgtgaccttgacctttgtacaAGGGATCTGCGCACGACATATCGCCTCATCttggaaaatatttgtgccaagttatattaaaatccctcgatgaatgacagagttatggaccggacacgaaacagagcCTGTACATGCcatttaacatttgactgccaagtgttaCCTTGACATTAGAGCTAGAGATGTGAAAGTTGTGCATTGCATATTGTCTTGTTATGAGGtaattttgtgccaagtaatattaaaatcctacTATTATGGACCTGACAGGGAAAAAAGCCCGGTTtacatttgacctctaattgtgacatGGACCTTCGAGCCAGAGGTTGGGATTTTGCGCATGATAAGTCGTCTtcttatagggaacatttgtgccaagtaatattaaaatctctaaATTCAGACGAaaggaatgacggacggaaaagctcATTCCTATAGTTCCGGAAATTGTGTTCAagcagtaggggactaataaagatcattaagattacacaaaataagaacaaatacacaaactaaaaattaatttcgtataaattgtTCTcttaaagatcataaagattacaCAAACTACGAGTTGATATAGAAATTTCAGTGCAAATTGTTCTGCTAAAGACCATAAGAATTTCAAAGACTTAAAAATTTAGAATTAGTTCAGCCCAATTGTTTCTGCTACATACCATAAAGATTACACAAAGGGTACAAATAATTCTGCTAAATACAATAAAGATTACACAAACAAAGaactaaggtagttctgcacgtttggatcaacaTTGAAGAATTTATTTAAACGAGTTCGGCAAATACAAAAgactaatttgaaaatttttgacctCACACAggttttcataatgggagcctatgagaaaaatacaatttttacaatattttcgtgattatttttctgcaatATAGATTGTAATTGAAATTCTCAATGTCACGTATAAATACATTTCCTATAATacggtgaaataaaatttaaaaatctttggcCTTTTTCTTTAGTTATTTGCCCATTATTTAAAACAGCGTACATTTTGAGCTGCTTTTAAGTTAACTTTAGAAAGGAAGTAACGTTACCcttgtaatatattttatcatcgggtacatttaatttataaaatagttttcatttaCGTACGCTGACTCAAGACTTTGGTTCTACGTTtttttcggataaatgacgttgCGCCATAACTtcaggtttatcaaacgtgcagaactacctgaaTATGGAACAATTTGTTTTGACTAGATTAATAGTTTCTTAAAGTAGTATACTACTTTAGTAAACTATAAATGGAACTTCAATATATTTTTCCAGAGTTTAGGGAACATAAAGGTTGCAAATAAAACTAGCAACTGGACGTTTGAAATACTTTGGTATAATCCACCCGCTTTTATCAGAATTCACCGTAAGTATGCAATGATAAGTGGATTCAGAACATGTAAATACAGCAATTGTAAAATGAGTTTTGATAAAACGGATGCAAATAGAAGCCATGCAATTATATTTGATGGCCGATTTATGCCGCGATATCTTGATTTTACACGTCAAAACGGCCAAGTTTGgatttttggtgctcacgagtccCCACTTACATATGGTGCTGGTGGGAATTGGTGGTATAGAAATACAGAATATACATTCAACTGGACAATGACATATGACAGGGATAACACAGACATATTTCTACCATATGGAGAAATACTAAAACGCAAACACGAGGAGAGGAGAGACTTCAAGTCATTAGCcctaaatagaaataaaacactTTTGATGATAACGTCACACTGCAAAACACATTCGAAAAGACAAGAGTATGTTGACCAGTTGAAAAGATATATTGATGTTGATATTTTAGGACGGTGTGGTAAAAAGTGGGACTGTGGAATTCACTTCACACATGATGAAAACtgctttcaaattttgaatacaacttacaaattttatttagcaTTTGAGAACGCTTTATGTCATCAGTATATCACGGAAAAGTTTTATGATAACTTCAATTATGATCTGATTATGTTGACACGAGGCGGGAGTAAAAGGGAAACAAAAACACTATTTCCTAAAGGAACATATTTAGCAACAGAAGATTTCAAGTCAATCAAGGATCTTGGAACCTACTTGAAAAATCTCAGTGTCGATGAATATGCTGAAATGCTTAAACGAAAGAGTCAGTTTTATTCACCTGGGTATTTACATGTTTACAAGAGAGCATTGTGTGATATATGTGAGAGAATGAATTTCAAGGACAGATAttcaaaaactattaaaaacatTCAAGAGTGGGCATTCGGATCTCAGCCTTGTCTCAAACCGCAAGATGTAACAGACGTTTGATGAATATATGTGATAATATCCTTGTTAACAGGCGTAATTTCAACACAGTATAATGCTTTAAACAAAATCCAACAAATCATTGATGCGGAATAAGTAGTCTGTTCAGATATTAAACTTAGAAACTAGTCctcaaaaatcatttatttctgaaatattgcATCAGGAATCTTAAAATGACATATAATGTCTCATAAATGTCATTGTGCACAGtgttctttattgttttattaatggTATATGTATGCAAAAAGTACCAATATTTATtgtgaatatttgaaaaattgttgaaacagaTATATCAAGATTTATATATTTAGAACATATGCCACATAAAAAGGTCTTATTTAGATATTGCATTTAAGTTTtagcattaaatcaaattattattaatcttaataaattagaaatgttgaaataataaaatgataataacatGCATTGTCTGTTTCTcgtgaaatattgaaaaatcttataataatgatattgataataataataatgttattgatgttgttgatgatgatgatactgatgatgatgatgatgatgatgatgatgatgatatatgatgatgataattCAAGAAAGAACAGAATCAACAATGACTTTTTGTTGCATCCATACTAATGTTCGTATTGCTAAAGGATTATGCATCTTGAAGTTGACCTTAATTGATTGATACAAAAAGGTGTAAGCTTGCATAGCACATGATTTACAAACAACATGAAACGTCCAGGAAAATCGTCTTGATTCATTTTTTACAAGTAAATAGGGAGGTATTGAACTGGTTTCATAACAACTTTACTGGTACATAAAAATACTATTCAAAGAGTAATTTCatcttcatttttgtttttcctgCTAATTTATCTTGGTTCTTCTTTTACCAATGTTATTTCCGAACAATTATCTTTCATACTTTTAGCAATTCCTACTATCACAAATTGGAACCAGCTTATGACTAATTTAccttacgttttttttttacgaTTATCCGTTTTGGTgaatatatcttaaataaaacGACATTTTCCAGATGCGGGTTGTTGTCAAATGTGAAACCTTTTTGGTTGGACGAATGTTTATATAACACTCCACATTTTCTATGGAAAGGACTTAGAGTCGATCGTATTTATTCCACTGATGATGATGATCCAATAATAAAATCATCATACTTTACTATCATATCGTCAAATTTAGTGTCATATTATGGGAAGAAAATAGTAATGATCATTATTGTTCAGTTTTTAATAATAACTCAACAACAACAGCATCATTACTCAGATTCTTTATCtgatatattcattttttctaaTGTATGTGACCatcttattcttaaaaaaatctaaacaatattacaaagagaaagaaaaaagaagattGGCACAAAATCCTTTTCACGACTTGTGAAATATGTCATCCAATATGTGTAATATGTCTCCTATCTGTGAAAAATGTCAGCCAAAAGTGTCCACCCTAATTTTGACAAAAGTTATCGGACCATATGGGTAGGGTTTATGGGCCTTTGGTAAGGGGCGATAATTGCAACATACAATATTGTTACTTCTCCGTAATGTTacataacataaataaaagcatggTAACCCTATGTTTACAGCAGAGTTTTTTGGCCACATTTTTTATCATTCAGAGGTCAAATTTTGGCTTACTTGATTGCCCATGTCGGATTAAGACCATATTTGGTATCTAAGATCAATAACTccaaattttgcaaaatactaTACCCTGCTGTTATACTTTTGGGCTACAAATGGATATAAAACatgattataatgattataaCCCAAACAATGATGAAGTAATAgccgaagaaaaaaaaagaacaaacaaacaaatgtgtttgcacttttttgaaaaaaaaaaacaaaaaaaaaaaaaaaaaaaaaaaacaactaaattttaTACTTTAACTTTCTTCAAATCTCATTAATATTTATCTAAGCCATTAACATGTCTGTAAAGCCCTTTTACAGTACTATTCAGAAAAGGTATCAAGCAGTCTAGATCTGAAGGATAGGCTCCTTGGGTCGGACCTGCTAGAAGTTCGGTACATATATTAAATAAGAGCTAAGAAAGCCTGTAACTGTAGACAGACGTTACCTCTATTGAATGAAACTATTCCGAGCAAAATCTGTCCGTCCGTGCACGTTCTATGAAACGTACAACTACAGTAGAACACTAAATTCTTCAATTTTTAACAGCATTTTTCTTACGAATTTATTCACCTCAAAAAGTGGAGAAAATTAATGGAGTGCGATATTAAcgtaaaatgatttttcaaatgAAGGAATGAAATAGTTTCGATTCTTATCCAACGGCAAACTCTTTGGAAACAGATATTGATATTTTCGCTTTTTGAAAAATCCCGTAACTCTATTTTTTACTTCTGTTTACTCTAACACATAAGTTATACTGCTTTAAGGCTTTAATCATTTAGCTTCGGATTGCAGCTAAAGAGTCGtgtatcataaaacattatatgatATTAGGTCTTCGCGTAAAGGACCAAAAAAAGGTTCGGTCCAAATCCACCGGTCGGTCTGTCTGAAATGTAGGCTCGAACGTGGCACCATTTTATCGGACTTAACGCTATTTTGGCTAAATGAAGCTAAATAGAGGGGCATGTTGGGAAGGCCTGGTGTTAGAATTATGGTTGAGGTACCGTTGAACTTGTCAGAGTCCAGGCTACAACCCTGTGAGGCTCGAGCGAGGTCGTTCAGGGTCAGAGATCATAGGTCAAAGACCGTACTGCTTTCTTTTGAActaaggggcataactttgtcagAGGTTGGGGTATTGGTTCGAACTTTCAGTACGTTGCAGGCCTATtacccccccacccaccccacttACTATCCATGTATGCAACTGCATCCATGGTGTACGACGGGATCAGCTGTTGGACATAATCAATGACCGTCGGTCATATATTaggcaaaaatatttttattttgaatttaaatatttatatatcttaaaCGAATCACCTTCAATGGACCATAACTTCCCAAGGGTTTGAGATAATGGTTCGAGATTTAAGAACTTGGTAGCTTGGTGTACTACAGGATCAGCAGGGTGAGATAATCAATGACCGTCCGTCATATCTCGCTATTATGGCTCATTTCTAAGGTTTTTTTTCACCTTCAAGGGGACATAGCTTCACATTTGTAGTGAAGATATGGAATTTTATCTAATGGAAGAATTCAGTACATTTATTTAATTGGAAagcataataataatcatcatcatcatcaaaataataaaaatgataaaataagcaataattatcatgataaaattgatgataatgttaatgatgatgatgatgatgatgattaaggGAAGAGAGTTCAAAATCAACTATGATTTTTTTATTgcatacatataaaattttgttttggtaaagGGTTATTCATCTGAAGTTGAAATTTATTGATTGATATAAAATTGCGTAAGCTTGTATAGCACGAACAACATGTAATGTTCCAGGAAAATCCATTTTGGTTCATCTTTGCAAGTACATAGGGTAATATTGCGCGGGTTTTATAAGAGCTTTACTAGTATatcaaatactattaaaaaagaaaaatcatctTCATTTTATCGTTTTTCCTGGTTGGTT carries:
- the LOC123524901 gene encoding glycoprotein 3-alpha-L-fucosyltransferase A-like translates to MISGFRTCKYSNCKMSFDKTDANRSHAIIFDGRFMPRYLDFTRQNGQVWIFGAHESPLTYGAGGNWWYRNTEYTFNWTMTYDRDNTDIFLPYGEILKRKHEERRDFKSLALNRNKTLLMITSHCKTHSKRQEYVDQLKRYIDVDILGRCGKKWDCGIHFTHDENCFQILNTTYKFYLAFENALCHQYITEKFYDNFNYDLIMLTRGGSKRETKTLFPKGTYLATEDFKSIKDLGTYLKNLSVDEYAEMLKRKSQFYSPGYLHVYKRALCDICERMNFKDRYSKTIKNIQEWAFGSQPCLKPQDVTDV